In Lactococcus paracarnosus, a genomic segment contains:
- a CDS encoding sugar phosphate isomerase/epimerase family protein, giving the protein MKLGVFTPLFNNLSFDEMIAEVASKGLQTVEIGTGGSPGNAHLDIDKLLASSDARKDYLARLSDKNLEISALSCHNNPISPLADVAKEADELLRKTIKLASLMHVPVVNGFSGVAGGNATDTHVNWPVLPWPTEYDDSYNYQWDNKLIPYWKGINTEATAAGIKIGIELHGGFLAHTPYTMLRLRDAAGDAIGCNLDPSHLWWQGIDPVAAIKILGSKNAIHHFHAKDTYLDQDNINMHGLTDMQPYDNVATRAWTFRSVGCGHDLKVWSDIVSALRIYGYDYVLSIEHEDPIMSIDEGLNRAITNLRSVMIQDQPANPWWL; this is encoded by the coding sequence ATGAAATTAGGCGTTTTTACCCCATTATTTAATAACTTATCGTTTGATGAGATGATAGCTGAAGTCGCATCTAAAGGCTTGCAAACTGTCGAGATTGGCACTGGTGGTAGTCCGGGTAATGCCCACTTAGATATTGATAAATTACTAGCATCTAGTGATGCCCGTAAAGACTATTTGGCGAGACTATCAGATAAAAATTTAGAAATCTCAGCCCTATCTTGTCACAATAATCCGATTTCACCACTCGCTGATGTTGCCAAGGAAGCAGATGAATTACTACGCAAAACAATCAAACTGGCAAGTTTGATGCATGTCCCCGTTGTGAATGGCTTTTCCGGTGTAGCAGGCGGGAATGCAACAGACACGCATGTCAACTGGCCAGTATTACCTTGGCCGACAGAATATGATGATTCCTATAATTATCAATGGGATAACAAATTGATTCCTTACTGGAAGGGGATCAATACGGAAGCAACAGCTGCTGGGATTAAGATCGGTATTGAGTTACATGGTGGTTTCTTGGCACATACCCCTTACACCATGCTAAGATTACGTGATGCAGCGGGTGATGCCATAGGGTGTAATCTCGATCCGAGTCATCTGTGGTGGCAAGGGATTGATCCAGTCGCTGCGATTAAAATATTAGGATCAAAAAATGCGATTCATCATTTCCATGCCAAGGATACTTATTTAGATCAAGACAATATCAATATGCATGGCTTAACTGACATGCAGCCTTACGATAATGTTGCAACACGTGCCTGGACTTTCCGGTCAGTTGGCTGTGGGCATGACTTAAAAGTGTGGTCTGATATTGTATCAGCATTGCGGATTTATGGCTACGATTATGTCCTAAGTATTGAACATGAAGACCCAATCATGTCGATTGATGAAGGCTTAAATCGTGCGATCACAAACTTACGTTCAGTGATGATTCAGGATCAACCAGCAAATCCATGGTGGTTATAA
- a CDS encoding Gfo/Idh/MocA family protein, which produces MTAIKFVIIGYGGMGSYHKKELMPNELVQVVGVYDISQTAQDSAREVGLKVYDSLEHVLADETVEAVLIATPNDAHKAIAIAALHAGKHVICEKPVAMNVAELDDILAVAKETGKTFMVHQNRRWDPDFLVIRDLYQTGQIGDLFQIESRVHGANGIPGDWREQAKHGGGMLLDWGVHLIDQLLWLIDSPIKQMSVDFSYILGNEVDDGFILYLTFENGIRALIEVGTTNYSQLPRWYVKGLNGAAKIEDWDLSGELVVATNKADVLAPKPIKAGVGLTKTMAPPSEEATVKHAINPIPADFLPFYQNVFDVMRHGAQPIVKNEQVRKVLQLIDDVFALVEEAK; this is translated from the coding sequence ATGACAGCGATTAAGTTTGTGATCATCGGTTACGGTGGGATGGGGAGTTATCATAAAAAAGAATTGATGCCCAATGAGCTTGTGCAGGTCGTAGGGGTTTATGATATTTCCCAAACAGCTCAAGACAGTGCGCGTGAGGTAGGGCTTAAAGTGTATGATAGCCTTGAGCATGTCTTAGCTGATGAAACAGTGGAAGCGGTATTAATCGCAACACCAAATGATGCCCATAAAGCGATAGCAATTGCCGCACTTCATGCTGGTAAGCACGTCATTTGTGAGAAACCTGTTGCAATGAATGTTGCGGAACTAGATGATATTTTAGCGGTTGCAAAAGAGACTGGCAAGACGTTCATGGTACACCAAAATCGCCGTTGGGATCCGGATTTTCTCGTAATTAGAGACCTGTATCAAACGGGTCAAATAGGTGATCTATTCCAGATTGAATCTCGTGTCCATGGTGCCAATGGCATTCCAGGTGACTGGCGAGAGCAGGCAAAGCATGGTGGTGGCATGTTGCTGGATTGGGGTGTCCATCTAATCGACCAGTTATTGTGGCTGATAGATAGCCCCATCAAACAGATGTCAGTTGATTTCTCTTATATTTTAGGCAATGAGGTCGATGATGGGTTCATCCTATATTTGACATTTGAGAATGGGATACGTGCCTTAATTGAAGTGGGTACCACAAACTACAGTCAATTACCGCGCTGGTATGTTAAAGGCCTTAATGGTGCTGCAAAAATAGAAGACTGGGACCTATCAGGCGAACTTGTCGTTGCAACAAATAAGGCCGATGTCCTTGCGCCTAAGCCAATCAAAGCCGGTGTTGGTTTGACCAAGACGATGGCACCCCCATCTGAGGAAGCAACAGTCAAGCATGCTATCAACCCAATACCTGCTGATTTTCTACCATTCTACCAGAATGTCTTTGATGTTATGAGACATGGTGCACAACCAATTGTTAAAAACGAACAAGTTCGCAAAGTCTTACAGCTTATCGATGATGTCTTTGCACTGGTTGAGGAAGCTAAATAA
- the treP gene encoding PTS system trehalose-specific EIIBC component has translation MGKFEKQAKELLDAIGGKENVAAVTHCATRMRFVLNDDAKADKKRIEAISTTKGMFTNAGQFQVIIGNDVADFYNDFSAISGIEGVSKEAAKSAAKTNQNVIQKLVGTLSEIFTPLLPAIIVGGLILGFRNILEGVQIQALGQAAVDGVLKVTSEGKPVWNTIVQVSPFWNGVNSFLWLPGEAIFHFLPVGITWSVTRKMGTTQILGIVLGITLVSPQLLNAYAVNGTTAAEIAKNWTWDFGFFTLEKIGYQAQVIPAMAAGFLLAYLERFFRKHIPEAISMIFVPLFSLLPTIIAAHAIIGPIGWKIGQGISFVVNTGLTSSLAWLFGGVFGILYAPLVITGLHHTTLAIDAQLIADYGSTNLWPLIDLSNIAQGASVFAVYLLHKKNKKEAEISVPSTISAWLGVTEPAMFGINLKYLYPFVAAMIGSGIAGMVSTFMGVRANSIGVGGLPGILAIRGEDMLKFLLPMLIALVVPILLTFFFRQAGIFNKLDRVGAGAVNLSEQDAALDALEGAAQAGTAIGTTVEITSPLKGEVRALSTASDPVFSQGMMGEGVVILPSEGLLSAPFAGVVSAVFPTKHAIGLISDAGVEVLIHIGMDTVSLAGKGFETFVAQGDHVIKGQKLLTFDIDFIKNQGFVIETPVIVTNQDSFQADLLGQVPHATLTGDVIMTATKR, from the coding sequence ATGGGAAAATTTGAAAAACAAGCCAAGGAGCTACTCGATGCGATTGGTGGGAAAGAAAATGTTGCCGCAGTAACCCACTGCGCAACACGCATGCGCTTTGTGCTCAACGATGATGCCAAAGCAGACAAAAAAAGAATCGAAGCTATTTCAACGACGAAAGGCATGTTTACAAATGCCGGACAATTTCAAGTCATCATCGGCAATGACGTTGCTGACTTTTATAATGACTTTTCAGCAATCAGTGGGATAGAAGGTGTCTCAAAAGAAGCTGCCAAGTCAGCTGCTAAGACCAATCAAAATGTCATTCAAAAATTAGTTGGTACCTTGTCTGAGATTTTTACACCTTTATTACCAGCAATTATTGTAGGAGGGCTTATCCTAGGCTTCCGTAATATTTTGGAAGGTGTGCAGATACAAGCCTTAGGTCAAGCTGCTGTTGATGGGGTATTAAAAGTCACTTCAGAAGGTAAACCAGTTTGGAATACAATCGTGCAGGTCTCGCCTTTTTGGAATGGTGTCAATAGTTTTCTATGGTTACCTGGTGAAGCGATTTTCCACTTCTTACCAGTTGGGATTACCTGGTCTGTTACGCGTAAGATGGGCACCACGCAAATCTTGGGGATTGTCCTTGGGATTACGCTAGTTTCACCACAGCTTTTAAATGCTTATGCTGTAAATGGGACGACAGCTGCTGAAATTGCTAAAAATTGGACCTGGGATTTTGGCTTCTTTACTCTAGAAAAAATTGGTTACCAAGCGCAAGTTATTCCTGCCATGGCAGCAGGGTTCTTATTAGCCTATCTAGAACGTTTCTTTAGAAAACACATTCCAGAAGCTATTTCTATGATCTTTGTGCCCTTATTCTCACTATTACCAACAATCATTGCGGCTCACGCAATCATTGGCCCAATCGGTTGGAAAATTGGACAAGGAATTTCTTTTGTGGTGAATACAGGACTAACGTCCTCTCTTGCTTGGTTATTCGGTGGGGTCTTTGGTATCCTTTATGCCCCACTCGTGATCACAGGCTTACATCATACAACGTTAGCCATTGATGCCCAGTTGATTGCCGATTATGGTTCAACCAATTTATGGCCATTGATTGATCTGTCTAATATCGCCCAAGGTGCTTCAGTATTTGCTGTTTACCTGCTTCATAAAAAGAACAAGAAAGAAGCAGAAATTTCAGTGCCATCTACGATTTCAGCATGGTTAGGGGTAACTGAACCAGCCATGTTCGGGATCAACTTAAAATACCTCTATCCCTTTGTCGCTGCCATGATCGGATCAGGTATCGCAGGCATGGTCTCTACCTTCATGGGTGTTCGGGCTAACTCGATCGGTGTTGGTGGACTGCCTGGTATTCTAGCCATTCGTGGTGAAGACATGTTGAAATTCTTATTGCCAATGTTAATCGCACTAGTTGTACCAATCCTATTGACCTTCTTCTTCCGTCAAGCAGGTATTTTTAATAAACTTGACAGAGTAGGTGCTGGCGCAGTAAACTTATCTGAACAGGATGCAGCGCTTGATGCTTTAGAAGGTGCCGCACAAGCGGGAACAGCTATTGGGACGACAGTTGAGATTACTAGCCCCTTAAAAGGAGAGGTACGGGCACTCTCAACTGCTAGTGATCCTGTGTTTAGTCAAGGTATGATGGGTGAGGGTGTGGTTATCCTGCCTTCTGAAGGCTTGTTATCAGCACCCTTTGCTGGGGTCGTATCAGCTGTCTTTCCAACAAAACATGCGATTGGCCTCATTTCTGATGCCGGTGTAGAAGTGCTGATTCATATCGGTATGGACACTGTTTCCTTAGCAGGTAAAGGTTTTGAAACCTTTGTTGCGCAAGGTGATCATGTCATAAAAGGTCAGAAATTACTGACATTTGATATCGACTTCATCAAAAATCAAGGATTTGTTATCGAAACACCAGTTATTGTGACAAATCAAGATAGTTTTCAAGCAGATTTACTAGGGCAGGTGCCACATGCAACGTTGACAGGTGATGTGATCATGACTGCCACTAAACGATAA
- the treC gene encoding alpha,alpha-phosphotrehalase, protein MTFKNKVIYQIYPKSFLDTTGNGIGDIQGIISKLDYLADLGIDMIWLNPIYPSPQRDNGYDISDYTAIDPVFGTMADFDKLIAAAKQRGIDVMLDMVLNHVSIEHEWFQKALAGDTYYQDFFFIQDTPTDWVSKFGGNAWAPFGDTGNYYLHLFDVTQADLNWRNEHVRKALFEVVNFWREKGVYGFRFDVINLIGKDTLLKSNPVNEGKAEYTDKPLTHDYLHMLNHATFGQDEASITVGEMSSTTIDNCILYSQPNRHELSMAFNFHHLKVDYADGQKWTKSPFDFQALRTLFHSWGQQMSDGHGWNALFWNNHDQPRAINRFIDYKNFRIKGATMLAASIHLSRGTPYIYMGEEIGMIDPDFKDMSDYVDVESKNAYQSLIESGHSHEQAFEIIQIKSRDNARTPMQWDNSANAGFSTGQPWLATGNHQEINVENDKDGEIYRFYKQLIAFRKSDQLIAEGSYQATYQDSDTIYGFIREFEDRKLLVLNNFSNQVVNFDILTEFKNSEILINNYSDYTENSLHPYQAIAFLI, encoded by the coding sequence ATGACGTTTAAAAATAAAGTAATCTATCAGATTTATCCTAAATCTTTTTTAGATACAACCGGAAATGGGATAGGAGATATACAAGGGATTATCTCAAAGCTAGATTATCTAGCTGATCTTGGCATCGATATGATCTGGCTAAATCCGATCTACCCAAGTCCTCAGCGTGATAATGGTTATGACATCTCAGACTATACCGCCATTGACCCAGTATTTGGGACAATGGCTGACTTTGATAAGCTGATTGCAGCAGCTAAGCAACGAGGCATTGATGTCATGCTGGATATGGTACTTAACCATGTATCTATCGAACATGAGTGGTTTCAAAAGGCCTTAGCAGGGGATACCTACTATCAAGATTTCTTCTTCATTCAAGATACACCGACTGACTGGGTATCAAAATTCGGTGGTAACGCCTGGGCACCATTTGGGGATACGGGTAACTATTACCTCCACTTATTTGATGTCACACAGGCTGACCTCAACTGGCGTAATGAGCATGTCCGAAAGGCCTTGTTTGAGGTGGTTAATTTTTGGCGCGAGAAAGGTGTGTATGGTTTCCGATTCGATGTGATTAATCTGATCGGTAAAGATACGCTGCTTAAGTCAAATCCAGTGAATGAGGGCAAAGCGGAATACACGGATAAACCGCTGACACACGACTATCTCCACATGCTGAATCATGCAACATTTGGTCAAGATGAGGCGAGTATCACGGTTGGGGAGATGAGTTCTACAACCATCGATAACTGTATCCTCTATAGCCAACCTAACCGACATGAACTATCGATGGCCTTTAATTTCCATCATCTGAAAGTAGACTATGCTGATGGTCAAAAATGGACCAAGTCACCCTTTGATTTTCAAGCATTAAGAACCCTTTTTCATAGCTGGGGACAACAGATGAGTGATGGACATGGCTGGAATGCGCTTTTCTGGAACAACCATGATCAACCGCGTGCAATTAATCGATTTATCGACTACAAAAATTTCCGGATTAAGGGTGCAACGATGTTGGCAGCAAGTATCCATCTCAGTCGTGGGACACCTTATATTTATATGGGGGAAGAGATTGGCATGATCGACCCAGATTTTAAGGATATGTCTGATTATGTAGACGTTGAATCTAAAAATGCCTATCAAAGCCTGATAGAGAGTGGTCATAGCCATGAACAAGCCTTCGAAATCATTCAAATCAAGTCCCGTGATAATGCTAGAACACCGATGCAATGGGATAATTCAGCAAATGCAGGCTTTTCAACAGGACAGCCTTGGCTTGCAACAGGTAATCACCAGGAGATTAATGTTGAAAATGACAAAGATGGTGAAATATATCGCTTTTATAAGCAATTGATTGCATTCCGTAAATCAGACCAGTTGATTGCTGAGGGGAGTTACCAGGCAACCTATCAAGACTCAGATACGATTTATGGCTTTATCCGTGAATTTGAGGATCGTAAGTTACTTGTGCTTAATAATTTTTCAAATCAGGTTGTTAATTTTGACATATTAACTGAGTTTAAAAATAGTGAGATTTTGATTAATAATTATTCAGACTACACTGAAAATAGCCTACACCCCTATCAAGCTATCGCTTTTCTTATATAA
- a CDS encoding trypsin-like peptidase domain-containing protein produces MKKYVILGIMLLSNFCFIGKIEAKDFVVPSADYSVSDQDVTGFPYSSVVYVSKRYPAGNLSRGSGVVIGRDYVLTAGHVNNGWKTVDIIPGLRSNNTDPFGRWTGDREKSKTTPYYQGGYGRDDYAIIKVNPRKNSDGSYTHIGDVVKPLTLLTDAANHSFFTGDNLALVGYPSFNGHTQYFANYNATRIKGVHTIYGTVRSSGGMSGGPLLNSAAQVIGPYHGGGQISAMGYPKVNEFVLPWGLNQETSRVYVCPDKSEWEIKRKQINPEGSYVEKKNGDTISSSELKKASEVKPGYRLTKLTDGVNTYDVNNSLRMLIGGLTLYPKEAIANRYQIKFDGNSGLGTMDNQAMTYDQKANVPKNKFEKTGHQFKGWNTQKDGQGQGYLADEEIQNLSTEQNGTVFLYAQWQAD; encoded by the coding sequence ATGAAAAAATATGTGATTCTAGGTATTATGTTGCTAAGCAATTTTTGCTTCATCGGAAAAATTGAGGCTAAAGATTTTGTCGTCCCATCAGCAGATTACAGTGTGTCTGATCAAGATGTCACAGGATTTCCCTATTCATCGGTTGTTTATGTATCAAAAAGATATCCTGCTGGTAATTTAAGCAGAGGATCAGGGGTGGTTATCGGGAGGGATTATGTCCTTACCGCAGGACATGTAAATAATGGTTGGAAGACGGTTGATATCATACCAGGTTTAAGAAGCAATAATACTGATCCCTTTGGCAGATGGACTGGAGATAGAGAGAAGTCAAAGACGACCCCATACTATCAAGGAGGCTACGGTAGAGATGATTATGCAATCATCAAAGTCAATCCTAGGAAAAATAGTGATGGCTCCTATACACATATCGGTGACGTAGTGAAACCTCTTACCCTGCTTACTGATGCAGCCAATCATTCTTTTTTTACTGGTGATAACCTTGCCTTAGTCGGCTATCCAAGTTTTAACGGACATACCCAATATTTTGCTAACTATAATGCGACAAGAATTAAAGGCGTCCATACGATTTATGGGACGGTCAGGTCTTCTGGTGGCATGTCAGGAGGACCTCTATTAAATAGTGCCGCCCAAGTGATAGGTCCATATCATGGTGGTGGTCAGATTTCTGCGATGGGTTATCCAAAGGTGAACGAGTTTGTACTGCCATGGGGACTAAATCAAGAAACGTCTAGGGTATATGTCTGTCCGGATAAGTCAGAGTGGGAAATTAAACGCAAACAAATCAACCCGGAAGGAAGCTATGTAGAAAAAAAGAATGGGGATACGATCAGTTCATCTGAATTAAAAAAAGCCAGCGAAGTAAAACCAGGGTACCGACTAACCAAGTTAACGGACGGTGTGAATACTTATGATGTAAATAATAGTCTTAGGATGTTAATAGGCGGTCTGACCCTATATCCTAAAGAGGCGATTGCAAATCGCTATCAGATCAAGTTTGATGGAAACAGTGGTCTTGGAACGATGGACAATCAAGCCATGACCTATGATCAAAAGGCAAACGTTCCAAAAAATAAGTTTGAGAAGACAGGCCACCAGTTCAAGGGTTGGAATACACAAAAGGACGGTCAAGGTCAAGGATATTTAGCAGATGAGGAGATTCAAAATTTATCCACTGAGCAGAATGGTACGGTCTTCCTCTATGCACAGTGGCAAGCGGATTAA
- a CDS encoding mucin-binding protein has product MKKYVILGIILLSNFCFIGKIDAKDFVVPSADYSISDQEVTGFPYSSVVYLSKKFPAGNGSRGSGVVIGRDYVLTAGHVNNGWETVDIIPGLRSNNTAPFGRWTGDREKSKTSPYYQGGYGRDDYAVIKVNPRKNNDGSYTHIGDVVKPLTLLTDAANHSFFTGDNLALVGYPSFNGRTQHFSNYNVTKIKGVYTIYGMSRHSGGLSGGPLLNTAAQVIGPYHGGRQVSAMGHPKVNEFVLPWGLNQEMSRVYVCPDKSEWEIKRKQINPEGSYVEKKNGDTISSAELKKASEVKPGYRLTKLTDGVNTYDVNNSLKMLIGGLTLYPKETIANRYQIKFDGNGGLGTMDNQAMTYDQKTTVSKNKFEKVGYQFRGWNMQKDGQGQGYLADEEIQNLSPEQNGTAILYAQWQADQESATVSYIDDTTNRILSIDQLSGLYETRDDYATKSTIADYLNQGYFLVSDAFPSSGLAYDKPGVIQTFEVHLEHQISKKMNTKKVSRTIRYTYEDGTKAADDVTTVIYFTRLEIINEVTGDTKYGAWVPQDGNAKFDSIASPTISGTTPDYLKIDAINDITGETNDMTSQVIYRKDVPSSIVGENKEKNSLPNEKKAGAVSAKAASSKTKSLKTILPKTGESSTFKQSIIGFLLTCLIIIGGISYRNLRKTF; this is encoded by the coding sequence ATGAAAAAATATGTGATTCTGGGCATCATCTTACTAAGCAATTTTTGCTTTATCGGGAAAATTGATGCCAAAGATTTTGTCGTCCCATCCGCAGATTATAGTATATCTGATCAGGAAGTCACAGGCTTTCCCTATTCCTCTGTTGTCTATCTATCAAAAAAGTTTCCCGCGGGTAATGGAAGTAGAGGATCAGGAGTGGTTATCGGTAGGGATTATGTCCTTACCGCTGGGCATGTGAATAATGGTTGGGAGACGGTTGATATCATACCAGGTCTCAGAAGTAATAATACTGCCCCCTTTGGCAGGTGGACTGGGGATAGAGAAAAGTCAAAGACGAGCCCATACTATCAAGGCGGCTATGGTCGAGATGATTATGCAGTCATCAAAGTCAATCCTAGGAAGAACAACGATGGCTCCTATACACATATTGGTGACGTGGTGAAACCCTTAACCCTGCTTACTGATGCTGCCAATCATTCTTTTTTTACTGGTGATAACCTCGCCTTAGTCGGTTATCCAAGCTTTAATGGCCGTACGCAACATTTTTCTAACTATAATGTGACCAAAATTAAAGGCGTCTACACGATTTATGGGATGTCCAGACATTCAGGTGGTTTGTCAGGAGGTCCTCTACTAAATACTGCTGCCCAAGTGATTGGACCTTATCATGGAGGCAGACAGGTTTCTGCAATGGGCCATCCAAAGGTAAATGAATTTGTACTACCATGGGGATTAAATCAAGAAATGTCTAGGGTGTATGTCTGTCCGGATAAGTCAGAGTGGGAAATTAAACGCAAACAAATCAATCCCGAGGGAAGCTATGTAGAAAAAAAGAATGGGGATACGATCAGTTCAGCTGAATTAAAAAAAGCCAGCGAAGTAAAACCAGGGTACCGACTAACCAAGTTAACGGACGGTGTTAATACTTACGATGTAAACAATAGTCTTAAAATGCTAATAGGTGGTCTGACCCTATATCCTAAAGAAACGATCGCAAATCGTTATCAGATCAAGTTTGATGGAAACGGTGGTCTTGGGACGATGGACAATCAAGCCATGACCTATGATCAGAAGACAACTGTCTCAAAAAATAAGTTTGAGAAGGTAGGCTACCAGTTCAGGGGTTGGAACATGCAAAAGGACGGCCAAGGGCAGGGCTATTTAGCAGATGAGGAGATTCAAAATTTATCTCCTGAGCAGAACGGTACGGCTATCCTCTATGCACAGTGGCAGGCAGATCAAGAATCAGCTACGGTATCTTACATAGATGATACGACAAATCGTATCCTGTCGATAGATCAACTATCTGGTTTATATGAGACAAGAGATGACTATGCTACAAAATCGACTATAGCTGACTATCTCAACCAGGGCTATTTCCTTGTTTCGGATGCTTTCCCGTCAAGTGGATTAGCCTATGATAAACCAGGCGTCATTCAAACCTTTGAAGTTCATTTAGAGCATCAGATTTCAAAAAAAATGAATACAAAAAAAGTTAGTCGCACCATCCGTTACACCTATGAAGATGGCACAAAAGCAGCTGATGATGTAACGACAGTAATCTATTTTACTAGGTTGGAAATCATAAATGAGGTGACGGGGGATACTAAGTATGGTGCCTGGGTACCTCAAGATGGTAATGCAAAATTTGATTCAATCGCCTCACCAACTATATCTGGTACGACACCTGACTATCTGAAAATAGATGCGATAAATGACATTACGGGTGAGACAAATGACATGACGTCCCAAGTGATTTATCGAAAAGATGTCCCAAGTAGTATCGTAGGAGAAAATAAAGAAAAAAATAGTCTCCCCAATGAAAAAAAAGCTGGGGCTGTATCAGCTAAAGCGGCATCTTCAAAAACGAAGTCATTAAAGACTATCCTACCTAAAACTGGTGAATCAAGTACCTTTAAGCAGAGCATCATCGGTTTTCTGTTAACATGTCTTATCATTATCGGGGGAATTAGCTACAGAAACCTAAGGAAAACGTTTTAA
- the argF gene encoding ornithine carbamoyltransferase, translating to MFQGRSLLKEIDFTQAELAYLIDFAIHLKKLKQNNIPHAYLAGKNIALLFEKTSTRTRAAFTVAANDLGAHPEFLGPNDIQFGKKESTADTAKVLGSMFDGIQFRGFKQSDVEILAAESDVPVWNGLTDTWHPTQMLADFMTIKETLGDYVGKHLVYVGDGRNNMANSLLVTSAILGVHITILAPEALQPDTDIQHIAAEKAKATGSEIIITADTNAVKGADIIYTDVWVSMGEEDKYDERINMLMPYQVNSDLLAKTDNPNCIFMHCLPAFHDLDTKTMADIHHKTGLTALEVTEAVFQGKNSVVFQEAENRLHSIKAVMAATLGNLFIPTV from the coding sequence ATGTTCCAAGGACGTTCATTATTAAAAGAAATTGATTTTACCCAAGCAGAGTTAGCCTATTTGATTGATTTTGCGATTCACTTAAAGAAACTTAAGCAAAATAATATTCCTCATGCTTATCTGGCAGGGAAAAATATTGCTCTGTTATTTGAAAAGACATCTACTAGAACGCGTGCTGCCTTTACTGTTGCAGCAAATGATTTAGGGGCGCATCCAGAGTTTCTTGGACCAAATGATATCCAGTTTGGAAAAAAAGAATCAACGGCTGATACAGCAAAAGTCTTAGGTAGCATGTTTGATGGGATACAGTTTAGAGGCTTTAAACAAAGTGATGTTGAGATTTTAGCTGCTGAATCAGACGTGCCTGTCTGGAATGGCTTGACAGACACATGGCACCCAACACAGATGTTAGCTGACTTTATGACAATCAAAGAGACATTGGGTGATTATGTTGGCAAACACCTCGTTTATGTGGGTGATGGTCGAAACAACATGGCTAATTCACTTTTGGTGACATCTGCTATTTTAGGCGTACATATTACGATTTTAGCTCCAGAAGCCTTACAACCAGACACTGATATCCAGCATATTGCTGCAGAGAAAGCCAAGGCAACGGGTAGTGAAATTATCATTACAGCTGATACTAATGCGGTGAAAGGTGCCGACATCATCTATACCGATGTATGGGTTAGTATGGGAGAAGAAGATAAATACGACGAGCGTATCAACATGCTGATGCCTTATCAAGTCAATAGTGACTTACTTGCTAAAACAGATAATCCTAACTGTATCTTTATGCACTGTTTGCCAGCTTTTCATGATTTAGACACGAAAACGATGGCTGATATTCATCATAAAACAGGGTTAACAGCATTAGAAGTGACAGAAGCTGTCTTCCAAGGCAAAAATTCTGTCGTCTTTCAAGAAGCTGAAAACCGGTTACACTCGATTAAAGCTGTGATGGCAGCAACGTTAGGTAATTTATTTATCCCAACAGTTTAA
- a CDS encoding YiaA/YiaB family inner membrane protein, with amino-acid sequence MNNIKKKAYRNTPAFVMLAWLSFVFFIALILIGLYTLKEPLMVKGYYLMGSVGLISSSFTLSKVVRDNQEDEERYNQMFRAQDKQIVED; translated from the coding sequence ATGAATAATATCAAGAAAAAAGCGTACAGAAATACACCAGCATTCGTTATGTTAGCATGGCTATCTTTTGTCTTCTTCATTGCGTTAATATTAATTGGTCTATATACATTGAAAGAACCACTGATGGTTAAGGGTTATTATCTGATGGGATCTGTTGGCCTCATCTCTTCTTCTTTCACGCTATCTAAAGTCGTTAGAGATAATCAAGAAGATGAAGAACGTTACAACCAGATGTTTAGAGCGCAAGATAAACAAATAGTTGAAGATTAA